A stretch of the Inquilinus sp. KBS0705 genome encodes the following:
- a CDS encoding excinuclease ABC subunit C yields the protein MEKFDYREALKNIPHKPGVYQYWDSENELIYIGKAKDLRNRVGSYFNKDTQINAKTRVLVSKIRKITFTIVDTEVDAWLLENSMIKKHQPRYNVMLKDDKTYPWIIIKNENYPRIYWTRRIIRDGSKYLGPYASVSMMHTILGLIKETYPLRTCNLPLTRQNIEKGKFKVCLEYQLGNCKGPCQDYQSEADYDKSIEEIKDILNGKIGAVVRNLKSDLDKAISDLNFEQAHRLKRKQDLLENYQSKSTVVNSSITDVDVFSIASEEKYAFVNYLKVMNGTIIQTQTIELKKRLDESDEELLTIAITEFRTRYQSHSKEIIVPFDIDVDDASVKFTVPKLGEKRKLLDLSQKNVMFFKKEKIDQYEKLNPEVRTDRLMNLMMKDLRMNQQPRHIECFDNSNFQGKYPVSAIVVFKDGKPSKKDYRHFNVKTVVGPDDFATMEEAVLRRYRRVLDEDTGLPQLIIIDGGKGQLSSAMKSLKLLGIDKKVTVIGIAKRLEELYYPGDQYPMYLDKRSETLKVIQQLRDEAHRFGITFHRKKRDKGTLVTELELIEGIGKTTAEKLLKYFKSVKKIREATETELQEIVNLKQAKAISQYFNPAVSDN from the coding sequence ATGGAAAAATTCGATTACAGGGAAGCTTTAAAAAATATACCGCACAAACCGGGTGTATACCAATATTGGGATAGCGAGAACGAGCTGATATATATTGGTAAGGCTAAAGATCTGCGCAATCGGGTAGGTTCGTACTTTAATAAGGATACCCAGATCAATGCCAAAACAAGGGTACTGGTATCAAAAATACGCAAGATAACCTTTACCATAGTTGATACCGAGGTGGATGCCTGGCTGTTGGAAAACAGCATGATAAAAAAGCATCAGCCCCGCTACAACGTAATGCTTAAAGATGATAAGACCTACCCCTGGATCATCATCAAAAACGAAAATTACCCCCGCATTTATTGGACACGCCGCATCATTCGCGATGGATCCAAATACCTGGGGCCTTATGCCTCAGTAAGTATGATGCATACCATACTGGGTTTAATAAAAGAGACCTACCCACTGCGTACCTGCAACCTGCCGTTAACCCGCCAAAATATCGAAAAAGGCAAGTTTAAAGTTTGCCTCGAATATCAGTTGGGCAATTGCAAAGGCCCTTGCCAGGACTACCAGTCAGAAGCGGACTATGATAAAAGCATTGAGGAAATAAAAGACATACTAAACGGGAAAATTGGCGCCGTTGTACGCAACCTTAAGTCGGATCTGGACAAAGCCATCAGCGACCTGAATTTTGAGCAGGCGCACCGCCTAAAGCGCAAACAGGACCTGCTGGAGAATTACCAAAGTAAATCTACCGTGGTTAATTCATCTATAACCGATGTAGATGTATTCAGCATCGCTTCAGAAGAGAAATACGCCTTTGTAAACTACTTAAAGGTAATGAACGGTACTATCATCCAAACACAAACTATCGAGCTTAAAAAGCGCCTGGATGAGAGCGACGAGGAACTGCTTACAATTGCCATTACCGAATTTCGAACCAGGTACCAAAGCCATTCAAAAGAGATAATTGTCCCTTTTGATATAGATGTGGATGACGCGTCCGTTAAATTTACAGTGCCCAAGCTGGGCGAGAAGCGTAAACTGCTCGATCTATCACAAAAGAATGTAATGTTCTTTAAAAAAGAGAAGATAGACCAGTACGAAAAACTTAACCCCGAGGTGCGCACCGATAGGTTAATGAACCTGATGATGAAGGATCTGCGCATGAACCAACAGCCCCGCCATATAGAATGCTTTGATAACTCCAACTTTCAGGGTAAGTATCCGGTATCGGCTATAGTGGTGTTTAAGGACGGCAAGCCATCAAAAAAAGACTATCGCCACTTTAACGTAAAAACCGTTGTTGGCCCCGATGATTTTGCCACCATGGAAGAAGCTGTATTACGCCGCTATCGCCGTGTGTTAGATGAAGATACAGGCTTGCCGCAATTGATTATTATTGATGGTGGCAAAGGGCAGCTATCATCGGCCATGAAGAGCTTAAAGCTGCTGGGTATTGATAAAAAGGTAACCGTTATAGGCATTGCCAAGCGGTTAGAAGAATTATACTATCCGGGCGACCAATACCCAATGTATTTAGATAAGCGATCGGAAACATTAAAGGTGATACAGCAGCTGCGCGACGAAGCACACCGCTTTGGTATTACCTTTCACCGTAAAAAGCGCGATAAAGGCACATTAGTTACCGAATTGGAATTAATTGAAGGCATTGGCAAAACCACCGCCGAAAAGTTGCTTAAGTACTTTAAATCGGTAAAAAAGATACGCGAAGCTACCGAGACCGAGTTGCAGGAAATAGTAAACCTTAAACAGGCCAAAGCTATTAGCCAATATTTTAATCCCGCTGTGTCTGATAATTAA
- the gldN gene encoding gliding motility protein GldN, whose protein sequence is MKTRFLILALCLACSASFAQKRKARKPAAKKPAASQTFSQGPVVNGANTTASTVLQPKAQLPVDTAKKKPFDRPLDGYYKKNNILSARVTPYANLRESDVTFAKRVWREIDVREKMNQYLASPKQRLITILLDAIDAGELTAYDPASTKDDPGGDSFSTPLAAGQARSRMADSSAVDKFDKDGNKIGSEFRAGEFNPDSVVKFRIKEDWIFDRQRSVFEPRIIGIAPLIKPKAAGLDLEYQPAFWIYFPEARQILATKEAVSHNNDATGLSFDDVFVKRLFASYIVKQSNDKDERIRDYAQGIDKLYESDRVKKNLMDWELNLWQY, encoded by the coding sequence ATGAAAACAAGATTTTTAATTTTGGCACTTTGCCTGGCCTGCAGCGCCTCATTCGCGCAAAAAAGGAAGGCAAGGAAACCGGCGGCTAAAAAGCCTGCTGCTTCACAAACCTTTTCGCAGGGGCCGGTAGTAAATGGTGCTAACACTACAGCCAGTACCGTTTTACAGCCTAAAGCACAGTTGCCTGTTGATACAGCTAAGAAAAAGCCTTTTGACCGCCCATTAGACGGGTACTATAAAAAGAACAATATTTTAAGCGCAAGGGTAACCCCTTATGCTAACCTGCGCGAAAGTGACGTAACCTTTGCCAAACGCGTATGGCGCGAAATTGATGTTCGCGAAAAGATGAACCAGTACCTGGCATCGCCAAAGCAAAGGCTGATAACTATTTTGTTGGATGCTATTGATGCAGGTGAGTTAACCGCTTACGACCCGGCAAGCACTAAAGACGATCCGGGAGGCGACTCGTTTTCGACCCCATTGGCCGCGGGCCAGGCACGAAGCCGCATGGCCGACAGCAGCGCGGTAGATAAGTTTGATAAGGATGGTAACAAAATAGGTTCGGAGTTTAGGGCCGGTGAGTTTAACCCGGATAGCGTAGTAAAATTCCGTATCAAAGAAGACTGGATATTTGACAGGCAGCGTTCGGTTTTTGAACCACGCATTATTGGTATTGCACCATTGATTAAGCCTAAAGCAGCTGGGTTAGACCTGGAGTATCAACCCGCTTTTTGGATATACTTCCCCGAGGCACGCCAAATATTGGCAACCAAAGAAGCTGTTAGCCATAACAACGATGCTACCGGCTTAAGCTTTGATGATGTTTTTGTAAAGCGTTTATTTGCCAGCTATATTGTTAAACAATCTAACGATAAGGACGAACGTATACGCGATTACGCACAAGGTATAGATAAGCTTTACGAATCGGATAGGGTTAAAAAAAACCTGATGGATTGGGAGCTTAACCTTTGGCAGTATTAA